ACCGGGTTAAAAAAAGGCACCATACACGACGTATTCATTTTCAATCCTGAGCTTTTGGCTTTTCAATATTCTGATGCATTGCAAACAGATATCCTGCAGCCATTTATAAACCACGATAATATTTTTCCTCACGTATTACACCCAAATGATGCTCTTTATCCTGTGCTTTATCCACGGATTCAAAAAATTTTGCATGATTCTCTCTTGCAAACTGAGAATTGGTATATCTCCTGTAAATTGCAGTTATTGGAATTGATGAGCACGATGTATTTGCATCATTTTTTTCTTCAGAAAAATGATACACTTTCATCCTCTGACCGCCAGAAAATTGCACGCTACAAAAAACTTGTTTCCTATATGGAGTTGCATTATCCTGAACATATTTCTTTAGATAACCTTGCTGAAATCGCAGAATGTAACAGCCAATACCTATGCCGTTTTTTCAAAGATATCACCGGTATGCCGCCAATGAAATACCTGATTCAATACCGTATCGAACAAGCTTGTGAAATGTTGCGAGATACTACTAAGAGCGTACTGGAGATTAGTTTG
This Ruminococcus hominis DNA region includes the following protein-coding sequences:
- a CDS encoding helix-turn-helix transcriptional regulator; amino-acid sequence: MYNKTYLDTSLKEHATHGTKKHPMIGLHFESGNNSFYPNHFFVERHWHHTIEIILILKGSYEFEINLEQYILNEGDIAFLNSGDLHQITGLKKGTIHDVFIFNPELLAFQYSDALQTDILQPFINHDNIFPHVLHPNDALYPVLYPRIQKILHDSLLQTENWYISCKLQLLELMSTMYLHHFFLQKNDTLSSSDRQKIARYKKLVSYMELHYPEHISLDNLAEIAECNSQYLCRFFKDITGMPPMKYLIQYRIEQACEMLRDTTKSVLEISLDCGFENVSYFIRKFKELKGSTPQKYRQLQ